The following proteins are encoded in a genomic region of Hippoglossus hippoglossus isolate fHipHip1 chromosome 3, fHipHip1.pri, whole genome shotgun sequence:
- the LOC117759321 gene encoding cysteine and glycine-rich protein 3-like gives MPNWGGGAKCAACEKSVYHAEEIQCNGRSFHKTCFICMSCRKGLDSTTMAAHESEIYCKSCYGKKYGPKGYGYGQGAGALSSDPPGQNVDLRPHESKPKPATT, from the exons ATGCCAAACTGGGGAGGAGGAGCCAAGTGTGCGGCCTGTGAGAAGTCGGTGTATCATGCAGAGGAGATCCAGTGTAATGGGAGGAGCTTCCATAAAACCTGCTTCATCTGCA TGAGCTGCAGAAAAGGGCTGGACAGCACCACGATGGCAGCGCACGAGTCCGAGATCTACTGCAAGTCCTGCTACGGCAAGAAATATGGGCCCAAAGGCTACGGATACGGGCAGGGAGCCGGAGCTCTGAGCTCGGATCCTCCCGGACAGAACGTGGACCTGCGGCCTCACGA atctaAACCCAAACCCGCCACAACATGA